The nucleotide window CTTTTGGGGAGATCAGGCGGATATGTTTGATCAGCCTGTTGAGCAGAGTCAGCAAAATACTTTACTCAGTGCTTAAGCGAAGTTAATTTAGGCATGACAAGCTTACTGAACCTTGAAAATCAAATATTTAACAAGCAACACTAGTTTTCTAGTTGGATATCGGTTGTCGAGTGCTGATAAATTTGACGTAATTCGTCAACCGTAGTAGCTGTTTTTATACCATCTTTAATTTTTCGTAACTGTTCAACATCGTCAATTTGCGAAATTTCATCCATCAAAAACAGTGAAGAACTACCAAATTTTAGTTCTAAACCTAATTCAATCGCTTCTAACAATCCCTCTATTCGGGTAATTCTCTCAAATGATGTCATGTACTGCATAGACTGTTGTGCCTCCAATTGTTCAATTTCCCTTTTGAACTCTCGTTCTAAATCTAATGGTAATGTCAACATCCAATCAATAAAACCTAATAAATTTAGAACAGCATCTCTGTCAAACCCCTGCTCATACAACCGACGTGCCAAAGTTATTTTCTGCTTCTTGCGTTGCGACCTATTACTACGGGTTTGTACTGCTGCTAAGTGAGCCATTACCACCGTAGCAAAGGGGTTGCGACTAGCTTCTAGCTCCGACAACCTTTGTTGATAGTCTAACAACTTTATGACAGGAAACTGAAAATTAACCGTACAGCCAAACAAATCGTACCCAAATTGCGATGGCCGCCAGTTGATGTTGTCATCCCCAAGCACTGCCAAGGATGCAACAGAGCGATCGTAACGGTCAAAAATCCGATAGTTGTATACAAACATACGTTTAGGAAAATCGTCTTCTTCTTGGCTTTGAACTTCAACATGGATCAACAGCCAAGATTCTTCACCCCCAATGCGATAAATTTTTACCAATTTGTCAATCAATCGTTTTCCTAATTCAGCATCACGAACTACCTGTTGCAACTCCTGATCTAAAAACTCAAAACCTCTACTCCAATCAATTTGAGCATGGGCTAGGGGAAAGAAGAATTGCATAAAGTCTTCAAAATACAACTGTAGCATTTGCTTCCAAGGCGAATCGTATTGAGTTTGGGGTGTTTTATTAGTCATAAAAAACTGTTCAACTTGAAATTAATTAGGTGTAATTATGTCAACAAACATAGAATGGACTGACCTAACAGATAATATCATCCGCGTCAAAGAAGGTGGTTGGTGGTGTCAAAAAATCTCCGAAGGCTGCTTACATTGCTATAGCGAGAAAATCAATCAAAATACTTTTTTTGGTGGGAATAAATTAGCCTATGCTGGTAGTCCTCCAGAATTAACATTAGACACAGAAATTATCCGTCAATGGGGATTCCAAA belongs to Nostoc sp. NIES-3756 and includes:
- a CDS encoding MT-A70 family methyltransferase, whose protein sequence is MEKLCPDMTKLEMFARESREGWDFWGDQADMFDQPVEQSQQNTLLSA
- a CDS encoding cytosolic protein produces the protein MTNKTPQTQYDSPWKQMLQLYFEDFMQFFFPLAHAQIDWSRGFEFLDQELQQVVRDAELGKRLIDKLVKIYRIGGEESWLLIHVEVQSQEEDDFPKRMFVYNYRIFDRYDRSVASLAVLGDDNINWRPSQFGYDLFGCTVNFQFPVIKLLDYQQRLSELEASRNPFATVVMAHLAAVQTRSNRSQRKKQKITLARRLYEQGFDRDAVLNLLGFIDWMLTLPLDLEREFKREIEQLEAQQSMQYMTSFERITRIEGLLEAIELGLELKFGSSSLFLMDEISQIDDVEQLRKIKDGIKTATTVDELRQIYQHSTTDIQLEN